In the genome of Mercurialis annua linkage group LG8, ddMerAnnu1.2, whole genome shotgun sequence, the window TCGGAGGCAAATGGGCCAGGACATAAGCGGTGCCTGCGGTCAGCTGGTGGTTAGTTTACCTGATAAGAAATCCGCTGGAAATGTTGGTGCATTAACAGACATTGAAGATCTTCATCTTTATTGATGTGATAAGTTAGTTTGTTCAATGTAGAATATTGTGAGTATTTTGTTTAATATTCTTGTTATACCTCCAGAAAGAGATGTAGCTGCAAATTTTTGGCTCAAGTATCAATTTTGCCCTTGATTTGTAGTTCATGATCAAATAGCTCCAAAATTGACTTGTCAATTTTGGAACATTGCTAAGGTTTTACCATATGGCCTAATTGATATTACACTTTCAGGCATTTAAAAAaggtttaatggtgaaaaaaagcCAAATCATTACGACTTattacaatttaaaccaaattttttaattattgtaatattagcCAAATTGCAATTCttttattgcaataatagcTAAATTGATCGCCAAATTTAcaacaaaaaatccaaatttggttgttattgcaacaaaaaaaatacaatttggctattattacaaaaattggaaggtttaatttaaattgcaacaaatcaTAAAAGTTCGgctttttttgccattaagcttttaaaaaatatttatggattgggattccctcaagttcaaatgaacttgagggggttaTGTTCACGAtgtacaccgttcattataaaatgaacggtgtagattaattggATTAAAGTTGTGCTtttttaatctacaccgttcattttgtaatgaacacggtgtagatcgtgaacatgaccctctCAAGTTCAATCCCAATCCAATATTTACATGTATGATATGTAATCGGAATTGGAAatgtcataatttatatttagcaTGATTATGACTCATAATTATGCTAAATACTATTCAAATTAcacttttttaaataagaaatgCAAATTGAAAAGACAAATACACCCctaatatttatttcaaataacaaataagttccttttatttaatttttggtctCGAGTACACTCAATCTTTCCAAAATTAAAGTACAATCATGTGCTCAAAATAGTTCAGAGTCTAAAATTACTATGGTGCATTGGCAAATAAAAAGAACTAGGCCATCCTTGCAAAAACTATGAAGCCAAAAGTGCCTCAACTTTTGCAATTTGATCCTCTTCATTCTTTGTGGTTGGACTCTTGTTACTCTCATCAAACATATCATGTTTCCATTTTTCTGCTCTAGTACCTCCAATGCCATAACCTTGCCTTCCATTAAATCTCTCTCTTTCGCTGTAATTCCCACCGATACTGTTATATCGTTCCCTAAGCCCGCCCCTCTGCGCTTCTCTCCTGTCGCCAAACGCTGGCCTCTCAAGTCGGTCAGAATATCGAGTATCACGATTTCTTTCATCCCTTCTTTCACTTCCTGCCGGTGGACGATTAGAATGACTTGGTCTCACAGATTCGATAGCGGCTTTATCAGCATTCTCTGAGACTTTTTTCTCTGTAAACGCAGGTCTTTTCCTCACAGGAGTTGGTTCGGCCTCCATTTTGAAATACGCATCGTGACGCCAGACACTGTTATTGTCCTCCTTTGCTTGTAATCTCCCATCTCTTTGCTGTAGATCGCGACTAAATGACTTGTTTATGGCCCTTTCATTTTGTTCATGCTTTATATCCCTCCATCTATGCTcttcaaaaggaaaaaaaaaaagaaaaccatAAACTTCATTAAGgaataaatataacattaaatacTACAAGTCTATAACCCGAGTTTAGGTCGAAATTATGTTTATTCgctaaattttgaaaaatcgCTATTTCTCCCCTAAACAATTTAGTTTCCTTTAACTGAAGCACCTCCTTGTAAGGAAAAATCAGTTATCTaataccaaattttaaaagtcatgcttaaattaaatcgccaaaaagttgAAAGGTGAGACTCTTTTTTACAAATAAGCCTAAACCCTAAATATAAAGTTCCCACCTattataaataagaaaaaggCTTCACAATTGAAAGACCATTATCAGGTATTTGGACAACGGTATTTTGGCAAAGCAAATGAACAGCACAAGGCAACTGAAAACTGGATCATCATTTGTATCTTCAAATATTACTATGTATTAGAATTTAACTGAACTAATAAGATGTAATGTGAAAAGCTTGAAAACTGAAAATGGACTAGCAGATGTAGTgaagaaaaagaacaaaaa includes:
- the LOC126660341 gene encoding uncharacterized protein LOC126660341 translates to MSRRERDGRVSDSRRHRSGHDRDSSPKRSRRDGKPETERVLSSAILNVEDGNDKDQKHRRRLHDVLPLEADSKVESGVVSEDSEKKFDGQREGTKRVLGPTDVPRSQSYFQHDERGNAAQVGRSFGRRATTEHRWRDIKHEQNERAINKSFSRDLQQRDGRLQAKEDNNSVWRHDAYFKMEAEPTPVRKRPAFTEKKVSENADKAAIESVRPSHSNRPPAGSERRDERNRDTRYSDRLERPAFGDRREAQRGGLRERYNSIGGNYSERERFNGRQGYGIGGTRAEKWKHDMFDESNKSPTTKNEEDQIAKVEALLAS